The Candidatus Bathyarchaeota archaeon DNA window AAATGACTTCTTTGAAATAGGTTCTTATGCTGTTGCCAAAGGTCTTAACATCTCTTCTCTGTGGTGTAGCGGGGCATCTATAAACGAAAAAGTGGCAAAGAAGCTGTCCGATCTGGGACTAGAGACTGTAATGGTAGAAATCGATAGCCCTAATCCAGAAAAACATGATTCCATGAAAAAGGTAACAGGATCCTTTAACAAAGTGGTAAATGCTATAAAAGCCCTACAAAAAGTAGGAATAAAAGTTGTAGTATTAACCACTCTCACAACGCTTAACATCGATGATTTTTGGAAGATTCCAAATACCTTGAGGACTTTTGAAATCGAGAACATACTTTTTATCCCATATGCACATAGTCCCGTGTCCCGAGTAATGAATCATAAAGAATTAGTCTTAACGCCCGATCAGTTTCTAGCAGCAAACCGAAAGGCAGTGACAGAGTGGAAAAAACTAGGAAAAAGATGGTTCAGGATTTTTCCTGACATCAAACCAAAGACACAAACTGAAAAGAGGATACACAAATTGGCGGGAGCTGCCTGTGTAGCGGGTGTATCAAGTCTGGCAATTGCACCAAACGGTTTAGCCGCACCCTGCGACTT harbors:
- a CDS encoding radical SAM protein: MSEKKVLHVPTGFQECMEREPDFLEKQPFRVNWRITNQCLYNCPYCMWDAGEKWPDELNTEEAKSVIHNLTDCGVKDLIFSGCEATLRNDFFEIGSYAVAKGLNISSLWCSGASINEKVAKKLSDLGLETVMVEIDSPNPEKHDSMKKVTGSFNKVVNAIKALQKVGIKVVVLTTLTTLNIDDFWKIPNTLRTFEIENILFIPYAHSPVSRVMNHKELVLTPDQFLAANRKAVTEWKKLGKRWFRIFPDIKPKTQTEKRIHKLAGAACVAGVSSLAIAPNGLAAPCDFFTTLSQINHFCVGDLTKESIRKIWQNSPLLEKFRDRNHIKGKCGKCEKLDMCRGGCRAWAYGYYGDILASDPICREEVIYG